A portion of the Mytilus galloprovincialis chromosome 12, xbMytGall1.hap1.1, whole genome shotgun sequence genome contains these proteins:
- the LOC143054992 gene encoding perlucin-like — MLRLCHVRFALFLIANLDRVRTECPLGWQHYNNSCYFFSSESLNWYLAQSACRGHDARLAEIETKDRQDYITDLAKRFNHYNYWIGGRDDIIESRWIWSSTDKLLTYTNWGPNEPNGGTGENCLSMYAPWTWQWYDMTCSTSQQFICEKNYHNSEEIVG; from the exons ATGTTACGACTGTGCCACGTACGATTTGCTTTGTTTTTAATTGCAAACCTAG ATCGTGTACGGACGGAGTGTCCATTAGGATGGCAGCATTATAATAATTCGTGCTACTTTTTCAGTTCCGAGAGTTTAAATTGGTATTTGGCACAG AGTGCATGTAGAGGACATGATGCAAGGCTTGCTGAAATTGAAACAAAGGACCGGCAAGACTATATTACAGATCTGGCAAAACGTTTCAATCATT ACAATTATTGGATAGGAGGACGGGATGACATTATTGAAAGTCGATGGATATGGTCATcaacagataaactgttaacgtATACGAACTGGGGTCCAAATGAGCCAAATGGCGGGACAGGGGAAAACTGTCTCTCAATGTACGCTCCTTGGACATGGCAGTGGTATGACATGACATGCTCGACGTCACAACAGTTCATCTGTGAGAAGAA TTATCACAACAGTGAAGAAATCGTTggctaa